The following are encoded together in the Erwinia sp. E602 genome:
- the odhB gene encoding 2-oxoglutarate dehydrogenase complex dihydrolipoyllysine-residue succinyltransferase: MSSVDILVPDLPESVADATVATWHKKPGDAVTRDEVLVEIETDKVILEVPAAADGVLEAILEDEGATVTSRQLLGRLKEGNSGGKETSVKTESKDSTPAQRQTASLDEESNDALSPAIRRLIAEHNLDASAIKGTGVGGRLTREDVEKHLAQAQAKAPAAKAPEAAPVVQAGRSEKRVPMTRLRKRVAERLLQAKNSTAMLTTFNEVNMQPIMALRKQYGDAFEKRHGVRLGFMSFYIKAVVEALKRYPEVNASIDGEDVVYHNYFDVSIAVSTPRGLVTPVLKDVDALSMSDIEKKIKELAIKGRDGKLTVEELTGGNFTITNGGVFGSLMSTPIINPPQSAILGMHAIKDRPMAVNGQVVIQPMMYLALSYDHRLIDGRESVGYLVAIKELLEDPARLLLDV; encoded by the coding sequence ATGAGTAGCGTAGATATTCTTGTTCCCGACCTGCCTGAATCCGTTGCTGATGCAACCGTCGCCACCTGGCATAAAAAGCCGGGTGATGCGGTGACCCGTGATGAAGTGCTGGTGGAAATTGAAACTGACAAAGTGATCCTGGAAGTGCCTGCTGCTGCGGACGGCGTGCTGGAAGCCATCCTTGAAGACGAAGGTGCCACCGTCACCTCTCGCCAGTTGCTGGGGCGCCTGAAAGAAGGCAACAGCGGCGGCAAAGAGACCTCGGTTAAAACCGAAAGCAAAGACTCTACGCCAGCCCAGCGTCAGACTGCCTCGCTGGATGAAGAAAGCAACGACGCGCTCAGCCCGGCCATTCGCCGCCTGATCGCCGAGCACAACCTCGATGCGTCTGCCATTAAAGGCACCGGCGTCGGTGGCCGTCTGACCCGTGAAGATGTGGAAAAACATCTGGCACAGGCTCAGGCGAAAGCCCCTGCTGCCAAAGCACCTGAGGCTGCACCGGTGGTGCAGGCAGGCCGCAGCGAGAAGCGTGTACCGATGACCCGCCTGCGTAAGCGCGTGGCCGAACGTCTGCTGCAGGCGAAAAACAGCACCGCGATGCTGACCACCTTCAACGAAGTCAACATGCAGCCGATCATGGCACTGCGTAAGCAGTACGGTGATGCCTTCGAGAAGCGCCACGGCGTGCGCCTGGGCTTTATGTCCTTCTACATCAAAGCGGTGGTAGAAGCGCTGAAGCGTTATCCGGAAGTGAACGCCTCGATCGACGGTGAAGATGTGGTCTACCACAACTACTTCGACGTCAGCATCGCCGTCTCCACGCCGCGTGGCCTGGTGACGCCGGTACTGAAAGACGTTGATGCGCTGAGCATGTCGGACATCGAGAAGAAAATCAAAGAGCTGGCGATTAAAGGCCGTGACGGCAAGCTGACCGTTGAGGAGCTGACCGGCGGTAACTTCACCATCACCAACGGCGGCGTGTTCGGTTCGCTGATGTCGACGCCGATCATCAACCCACCGCAGAGTGCGATCCTTGGTATGCACGCGATCAAAGATCGTCCGATGGCGGTGAATGGTCAGGTGGTGATCCAGCCGATGATGTATCTGGCGCTCTCTTACG